From a single Lolium rigidum isolate FL_2022 chromosome 7, APGP_CSIRO_Lrig_0.1, whole genome shotgun sequence genomic region:
- the LOC124677339 gene encoding uncharacterized protein LOC124677339 translates to MGRALRPAMATGFAAASSTAPSHHLPWPLPAASRARLVCAKRVSTTGAPPQPWAPRHAVTTTSRAAGAGAPSSASPDAVTYSSSIDTDMPLYEPPGVSFDEYLQDRPRVFRAMFPDESRSQRLSDEEWRIQMLPLEFLLITVRPVVVMQLRNRGGVLELRITEWELRGLESGYAPTSFDLGVRGSLYADRGRRRGSRLRGHLEISITVALPPPLRIVPEGVLRGVAESVLSTLAERMKRDVDVGLVADFRRFRMEKAAAVVRADRQA, encoded by the exons ATGGGCAGAGCACTACGACCGGCCATGGCCACGGGCTTCGCCGCTGCCTCGAGCACAGCTCCAAGCCACCACCTGCCGTGGCCGCTGCCTGCCGCCTCACGCGCGAGGCTGGTCTGCGCCAAAAGGGTTTCTACCACCGGCGCTCCGCCACAGCCGTGGGCGCCGCGGCACGCCGTCACAACCACTTCCCgggcggccggggccggggcgccgTCGTCGGCCTCGCCGGACGCCGTCACATACTCCTCCAGCATCGACACCGACATGCCCCTCTACGAACCCCCCGGG GTGTCGTTCGACGAGTACCTCCAGGACCGCCCGCGCGTCTTCCGCGCCATGTTCCCCGACGAGAGCAGGAGCCAGCGGCTCAGCGAT GAGGAGTGGCGGATCCAGATGCTGCCGCTGGAGTTCCTCCTCATCACCGTGCGCCCCGTCGTCGTCATGCAGCTGCGCAACCGCGGCGGCGTGCTCGAGCTCCGAATC ACGGAGTGGGAATTGAGGGGACTGGAAAGCGGCTACGCGCCGACGAGCTTCGACCTCGGCGTGCGGGGGTCGCTGTACGCGGACAGGGGCCGGCGCCGCGGCTCCCGGCTGAGGGGCCACCTCGAGATCTCCATCACCGTCGCCCTCCCGCCGCCCCTGCGGATCGTGCCGGAGGGCGTCCTGCGGGGCGTCGCCGAGTCG gttctgtcgacccttgctgagAGGATGAAGCGGGACGTGGACGTGGGCCTCGTCGCCGACTTCCGGAGGTTTCGgatggagaaggcggcggcggtcgTGAGGGCAGACAGACAAGCCTGA